A single genomic interval of Dysidea avara chromosome 8, odDysAvar1.4, whole genome shotgun sequence harbors:
- the LOC136264480 gene encoding neurogenic locus Notch protein-like codes for MNALLGLLVVVITLHYGVTTFTSCNYPTFYDSDSSQCVMTCPNGTNGVVNGASGVPSLNYTRNCTTISTGYFALFNATHYEFDVSVYSTTETILFEALILLEDPDVIQIVDVTFSGRTNSGGYVINGDRSLVFNEPAGNVLFNMTVTENKELIDGNDDVFDLSGFAVSVQRSEELTSSVILHIVDPCEDCPQGTDCNIHDLPDGGVDCVCPAGFTGANCDVLIGCDANPCMNGGNCTEVTDNFTCSCPPPLTGRLCEVDPIDECTPQPGPCVNGICSDFINFYNCSCYDGYNGTNCTNNIDDCDPEPCMNNGSCVDGNNTFTCNCATPWTGDVCDTDIDDCINIDCINGNCVDLVNDFMCQCDQDFGGRFCESRIDHCINVTCLNNGSCVDQVNNFSCQCSPGYEGRLCADETNECDPNPCENLGTCDDTFLDYVCNCRQDFTGRNCSARFNDCDSDPCQNGATCIDGFASYRCDCPEGITGEDCETIIDQCDPDNPCMNNGTCTTIVSNNYTCTCPTGYTSRNCSQLIDYCDGVLCMNNGTCINMPLMGNYSCVCSDGFTGRNCETEMNPCLPNPCLNGGNCVNITGGYMCDCVAGYTGVNCTTNIDDCDSDPCDNNGTCIDLVDGYTCTCVAGFTDDNCTTNIDDCDLDPCDNNGTCIDEVNGYMCNCTAGFTGVNCTNNVDNCHPNPCGNAGTCIDDVNGYTCTCVAGFTDDNCTTNIDDCDPDPCDNNGTCIHLVNGYTCTCVAGFTDDNCTTNIDDCNPDPCDNNGTCIDLVDGYTCACVAGFTDDNCTTNIDDCYPDPCDNNGNCTDLVDGYTCTCVAGFTDDNCTTNIDDCDLDPCDNNGTCIDEVNGYMCNCTAGFTGVNCTNNVDNCHPNPCGNAGTCIDEVNGYTCTCVAGFTDDNCTTNIDDCDPDPCDNNGTCIDLVNGYTCTCVAGFTDDNCTTNIDYCNPDPCDNNGTCIDLVDGYTCACVAGFTDDNCTTNIDDCYPDPCDNNGTCTDEVNGYTCNCTAGFTGVNCSTNIDDCDPNPCVNGDCMDMLNGFVCNCSEGYTGDRCDQDIDDCDPDSCVNGNCMDMLNGFVCNCSEGYTGDRCDQDINDCDPDPCVNGHCMDMLNGFVCNCSEGYTGDRCDQDINDCDPDPCVNGNCMDMLNGFVCNCNEGYTGDRCDQDIDDCDPDSCVNGNCMDMLNGFVCNCSEGYTGDRCDQDIDDCDPDPCVNGNCMDMLNGFVCNCNEGYTGDRCDQDIDDCDPDSCVNGNCMDMLNGFVCNCSEGYTGDRCDQDIDDCDPDPCVNGNCMDMLNGFVCNCNEGYTGDRCDQDIDDCDPDSCVNGNCMDMLNGFVCNCSEGYTGDRCDQDIDDCDPDPCVNGNCMDMLNGFVCNCSEGYTGDHCDQDINDCDPDPCVNGNCMDMLNGFVCNCSEGYTGDRCDQDINDCDPDPCVNGNCMDMLNGFVCNCSEGYTGDRCDQDIDDCDPDPCVNGNCMDMLNGFVCNCSEGYTGDHCDQDINDCDPDPCVNGDCMDMFNGFVCNCSEGYTGDRCNQDIDDCDPNPCANGTCRDQVNGFTCECDSGFTGQLCDIPIGDCSTDEDCSNGLFCQKTCPTDTYNVHKSLLSSEVTLTGNSYVSVSPSRYPTFTANLAIVARLSQTVNNNGYLLFYGTSDRLRNLAVYLHSNSTVTTLTFYYTDNTGDLKFRRIRFSPSLADGNEHCLVINVNQTQFTVYIDDTSAGFREISSPDFTYGVSASTPAHLLVGGRIPGLYRFSGTIRSVAVFEGLLTDSQMEVLCSSALDNLRGTCASFLSDYTTCPHPVMEPSSLCVSTLSRCNPQSACLPDINDEYQCQPAQDICETDDDCLSNQFCGVREYPTYPSNYFPRNDEQPAGAMTVLVSSDTSFNGSVIIHKPADDHPDVMRDITIFAIVQQAADNDGYVVAKGVNDQFRDFGLYLRSTKQQVWVPYRTVGGSRDIIIFDDVLLDNTTFQSIAVVVDSINNRCVLYIDGAVERSKSLIGQPEFNPGYNTLYVGGRPGTRRFRFGGIIRYLVAQDTVLSHDEISKIHNDMFGITTSTTIGMVNYCTNYSVAGQECRLGDNTDFRCGSSAACIPAVEQDVVLPTTSMAFAISDIIGHCNSYCDCPDVYQPVCGGDGQTYTNRCFAMCAGVEVLDDTGPCTLTYGDLYAEVFPTT; via the exons TACTTTGCATTATTCAATGCTACTCATTATGAGTTTGATGTCAGTGTGTACTCTACTACTGAAACTATCTTATTTGAGGCACTTATTTTACTTGAGGATCCTGATGTTATACAAATAGTGGATGTTACCTTTAGTGGTAGAACAAATTCTGGAGGCTATGTTATCAATGGAGATCGAAGCTTAGTATTTAATGAACCAGCTGGAAATGTTTTGTTCAATATGACAGTAACTGAGAATAAAGAACTAATTGATGGGAATGATGATGTATTTGATTTATCAGGTTTTGCTGTCAGTGTACAAAGAAGTGAAGAATTAACATCATCTGTAATCCTTCATATAGTAG ATCCATGTGAGGATTGCCCACAAGGCACAGACTGTAACATACATGACCTTCCTGATGGTGGTGTAGACTGTGTGTGCCCTGCTGGGTTCACTGGAGCTAATTGTGATGTGCTTATTGGATGTGAtgctaatccttgtatgaatggtggaAATTGTACAGAAGTTACTGACAACTTTACATGTTCATGTCCTCCTCCACTAACAGGAAGGTTGTGTGAAGTTGACCCAATTGATGAGTGTACACCACAACCAGGACCTTGTGTAAATGGTATTTGTAGTGACTTCATTAATTTCTACAACTGTTCTTGTTATGATGGCTACAATGGTACTAACTGTACTAATAATATTGATGACTGTGACCCTGagccttgtatgaataatggaagtTGTGTTGATGGTAACAACACTTTTACTTGTAATTGTGCTACTCCATGGACCGGAGATGTTTGTGACACTGACATTGATGATTGTATAAATATTGACTGTATTAATGGAAATTGTGTTGATCTGGTAAATGACTTTATGTGTCAGTGTGATCAAGACTTTGGGGGTAGATTTTGTGAAAGCAGAATTGATCACTGCATAAATGTGACGTGTCTTAATAATGGATCATGTGTAGATCAAGTTAACAATTTTAGCTGTCAATGTAGTCCAGGTTATGAGGGTAGACTGTGTGCTGATGAAACTAATGAATGTGATCCTAACCCTTGTGAGAACTTAGGGACATGTGATGATACATTCCTTGACTATGTGTGTAACTGTCGACAAGATTTTACTGGTAGAAACTGCAGTGCAAGATTTAATGATTGTGATTCTGATCCATGTCAGAATGGTGCAACTTGTATAGATGGATTTGCTAGTTACAGATGTGATTGTCCTGAAGGTATTACTGGTGAAGATTGTGAGACAATAATAGACCAGTGTGATCCtgataatccttgtatgaataatggaacatgTACTACTATAGTTTCTAATAACTACACATGTACTTGTCCAACTGGTTACACTTCTAGAAATTGTTCACAACTAATAGACTATTGTGATGGAGTGTtgtgtatgaataatggaacttgtataaACATGCCATTGATGGGTAATTActcgtgtgtgtgtagtgatggGTTTACTGGACGTAACTGTGAGACAGAAATGAATCCATGTTTACCTAATCCTTGTCTTAATGGTGGAAACTGTGTAAATATCACTGGTGGCTACATGTGTGATTGTGTAGCAGGATATACTGGTGTTAACTGTACTacaaatattgatgattgtgattctgatccttgtgataataatggaacttgtattgATCTTGTTGATGGTTACACTTGTACTTGTGTAGCAGGATTTACTGATGATAACTGTACTacaaatattgatgattgtgatcttgatccttgtgataataatggaacttgtattgATGAAGTCAATGGCTACATGTGCAATTGTACGGCAGGATTTACTGGTGTTAACTGTACTAATAATGTTGATAACTGTCACCCAAATCCTTGTGGTAATGCTGGAACTTGTATTGATGACGTCAATGGCTACACTTGTACTTGTGTAGCAGGATTTACTGATGATAACTGTACTacaaatattgatgattgtgatcctgatCCTTGTGATAATAACGGAACTTGTATTCATCTTGTTAATGGTTACACTTGTACTTGTGTAGCAGGATTTACTGATGATAACTGTACTacaaatattgatgattgtaatcctgatccttgtgataataatggaacttgtattgATCTTGTTGATGGTTACACTTGTGCTTGTGTAGCAGGATTTACTGATGATAACTGTACTacaaatattgatgattgtTATCCTGATCCTTGTGATAATAATGGAAATTGTACTGATCTTGTTGATGGCTACACTTGTACTTGTGTAGCAGGATTTACTGATGATAACTGTACTacaaatattgatgattgtgatcttgatccttgtgataataatggaacttgtattgATGAAGTCAATGGCTACATGTGCAATTGTACGGCAGGATTTACTGGTGTTAACTGTACTAATAATGTTGATAACTGTCACCCAAATCCTTGTGGTAATGCTGGAACTTGTATTGATGAAGTCAATGGCTACACTTGTACTTGTGTAGCAGGATTTACTGATGATAACTGTACTacaaatattgatgattgtgatcctgatCCTTGTGATAATAACGGAACTTGTATTGATCTTGTTAATGGTTACACTTGTACTTGTGTAGCAGGATTTACTGATGATAACTGTACTACAAATATTGATTATTGTAATCCTGATCCTTGTgataataatggaacttgtattgATCTTGTTGATGGTTACACTTGTGCTTGTGTAGCAGGATTTACTGATGATAACTGTACTacaaatattgatgattgttatcctgatccttgtgataataatggaacttgtactgaTGAAGTCAATGgctacacatgtaattgcacggCAGGATTTACTGGTGTTAACTGTTCTACAAATAtcgatgattgtgatcctaatccttgtgtgAATGGTGACTGTATGGATATGCTTAATGgctttgtgtgtaattgtagtgAAGGATATACCGGAGATCGTTGTGATCAAGATATcgatgattgtgatcctgatTCTTGTGTGAATGGGAACTGTATGGATATGCTTAATggttttgtgtgtaattgtagtgAAGGATATACTGGAGACCGTTGTGATCAAGATATCAATGATTGTGATCCTGATCCTTGTGTTAATGGGCACTGTATGGATATGCTTAATGgctttgtgtgtaattgtagtgAAGGATATACTGGAGACCGTTGTGATCAAGATATCAATGATTGTGATCCTGATCCTTGTGTTAATGGGAACTGTATGGATATGCTTAATGgctttgtgtgtaattgtaatgaAGGATATACCGGAGATCGTTGTGATCAAGATATcgatgattgtgatcctgatTCTTGTGTGAATGGGAACTGTATGGATATGCTTAATGgctttgtgtgtaattgtagtgAAGGATATACTGGAGATCGTTGTGATCAAGATATcgatgattgtgatcctgatCCTTGTGTTAATGGGAACTGTATGGATATGCTTAATGgctttgtgtgtaattgtaatgaAGGATATACCGGAGATCGTTGTGATCAAGATATcgatgattgtgatcctgatTCTTGTGTGAATGGGAACTGTATGGATATGCTTAATGgctttgtgtgtaattgtagtgAAGGATATACTGGAGATCGTTGTGATCAAGATATcgatgattgtgatcctgatCCTTGTGTTAATGGGAACTGTATGGATATGCTTAATGgctttgtgtgtaattgtaatgaAGGATATACCGGAGATCGTTGTGATCAAGATATcgatgattgtgatcctgatTCTTGTGTGAATGGGAACTGTATGGATATGCTTAATGgctttgtgtgtaattgtagtgAAGGATATACTGGAGATCGTTGTGATCAAGATATcgatgattgtgatcctgatCCTTGTGTTAATGGGAACTGTATGGATATGCTTAATGgctttgtgtgtaattgtagtgAAGGATATACTGGAGACCATTGTGATCAAGATATCAATGATTGTGATCCTGATCCTTGTGTTAATGGGAACTGTATGGATATGCTTAATGgctttgtgtgtaattgtagtgAAGGATATACCGGAGACCGTTGTGATCAAGATATCAATGATTGTGATCCTGATCCTTGTGTTAATGGGAACTGTATGGATATGCTTAATGgctttgtgtgtaattgtagtgAAGGATATACTGGAGACCGTTGTGATCAAGATATcgatgattgtgatcctgatCCTTGTGTTAATGGGAACTGTATGGATATGCTTAATGGCTTTGTGTGTAACTGTAGTGAAGGGTATACTGGAGACCATTGTGATCAAGATATCAATGATTGTGATCCTGATCCTTGTGTTAATGGTGACTGTATGGATATGTTTAATGgctttgtgtgtaattgtagtgAAGGATATACTGGAGATCGTTGTAATCAagatattgatgattgtgatcctaatccttgtgcaAATGGAACTTGCAGAGATCAAGTTAATGGGTTTACATGCGAGTGTGATTCAGGATTTACTGGACAACTTTGCGACATACCCATAGGTGACTGCTCAACTGATGAAGATTGTAGTAATGGActattttgtcaaaagacttGCCCTACAGACACTTATAATGTGCACAAATCCTTATTATCATCAGAAGTTACTCTGACTGGAAATTCTTATGTGTCAGTATCACCAAGTCGATATCCGACATTCACTGCAAACTTGGCAATTGTTGCAAGACTATCACAAACTGTCAATAATAATGGATACTTACTGTTCTATGGCACATCAGATAGGTTGAGAAATCTTGCAGTATACCTACACAGTAACTCAACAGTGACCACCCTCACATTCTATTACACTGATAACACTGGTGATTTGAAATTTAGACGTATCAGGTTTAGTCCATCACTTGCTGATGGCAATGAACACTGTCTGGTAATAAATGTCAATCAAACTCAGTTCACTGTGTACATTGATGATACATCAGCTGGCTTCAGGGAGATTAGCTCACCTGACTTCACATATGGG GTTAGTGCTTCCACTCCTGCTCATCTTCTTGTTGGTGGCAGAATACCAGGACTGTATCGGTTTTCTGGCACTATAAGATCCGTAGCAGTATTTGAAGGTCTCCTAACAGATTCACAAATGGAAGTGTTGTGCTCCTCAGCCCTCGATAACTTACGAGGAACTTGTGCATCATTCCTGTCTGATTACACCACTTGTCCTCATCCAGTAATGGAACCATCAAGTCTCTGTGTATCCACCCTCAGCAG GTGTAACCCACAGTCAGCCTGTTTACCTGATATCAATGATGAGTACCAGTGTCAACCAGCACAAGATA TttgtgaaaccgatgatgactGCTTGTCCAACCAGTTCTGTGGGGTTAGGGAATATCCTACCTACCCCAGCAACTATTTTCCACGAAATGATGAACAGCCAGCTGGAGCCATGACAGTACTAGTCAGCAGTGACACGTCATTTAATGGATCAGTAATAATCCACAAGCCAGCTGATGACCACCCTGATGTGATGAGGGATATCACCATATTTGCTATAGTACAACAAGCTGCTGACAATGATGGATATGTGGTCGCCAAAGGTGTCAATGATCAATTCAGGGATTTTGGATTGTACCTACGTTCCACTAAACAACAAGTCTGGGTACCATACCGTACAGTTGGTGGATCACGTGACATCATCATATTTGATGATGTGCTACTGGACAACACTACGTTCCAATCCATTGCTGTAGTAGTGGACAGTATTAACAACAgatgtgtactgtacattgatGGTGCTGTGGAGCGCAGCAAGTCACTGATAGGACAACCTGAGTTTAATCCCGGA TATAACACGCTCTATGTTGGAGGTCGTCCAGGAACAAGGAGGTTCCGCTTTGGTGGAATAATCAGATACTTGGTAGCTCAGGACACAGTGTTGTCACATGACGAGATATCCAAGATACACAATGACATGTTTGGGATCACCACCTCTACTACAATTGGTATGGTAAACTACTGTACCAACTATAGTGTGGCTGGTCAAGAATGTCGACTGGGAGATAACACTGACTTCAG GTGTGGCTCTAGTGCAGCATGTATCCCAGCAGTGGAACAAGATGTTGTGTTACCAACAACTAGCATGGCCTTTGCAATATCAGACATTATTGGGCACTGTAACTCATATTGTGACTGTCCTGATGTGTACCAGCCTGTGTGTGGAGGAGATGGACAGACCTATACTAATAGGTGTTTTGCCATGTGTGCTGGAGTAGAG GTGTTAGATGATACTGGACCATGTACCCTGACTTATGGTGACTTGTATGCTGAGGTGTTCCCTACCACTTAA